The Pan paniscus chromosome 15, NHGRI_mPanPan1-v2.0_pri, whole genome shotgun sequence genome includes a window with the following:
- the RNASE6 gene encoding ribonuclease K6 translates to MVLRFPLLLLLLVLWGPVCPLHAWPKRLTKAHWFEIQHIQPSPLQCNRAMNGINNYTQHCKHQNTFLHDSFQNVAAVCDLLSIVCKNRRHNCHQSSKPVNMTDCRLTSGKYPQCRYSAAAQYKFFIVACDPPQKSDPPYKLVPVHLDSIL, encoded by the coding sequence ATGGTGCTACGCTTTCCTCTTCTTTTACTGCTGCTGGTTCTATGGGGACCAGTGTGTCCACTTCATGCTTGGCCTAAGCGTCTCACCAAGGCTCACTGGTTTGAAATTCAGCATATACAGCCAAGTCCTCTCCAATGCAACAGGGCAATGAATGGCATCAACAATTATACCCAGCACTGTAAGCATCAAAATACCTTTCTGCATGACTCTTTCCAGAATGTGGCTGCTGTCTGTGATTTGCTCAGCATTGTCTGCAAAAATCGTCGGCACAACTGCCACCAGAGCTCAAAGCCTGTCAACATGACTGACTGCAGACTCACTTCAGGAAAGTATCCCCAGTGCCGCTATAGTGCTGCTGCCCAGTACAAATTCTTCATTGTTGCCTGTGACCCCCCTCAGAAGAGCGACCCCCCCTACAAGTTGGTTCCTGTACACTTAGATAGTATTCTCTAA
- the EDDM3B gene encoding epididymal secretory protein E3-beta translates to MASSLKIWGTLLALLCILCTLLVQSKEVSWREFMKQHYLSPSREFREYKCDVLMRENEALKEKSSHMFIYISWYKIEHICTSDNWMDRFRNAYVWVQNPLKVLKCHQENSKNSYTESRSFNYIEFHCSMDGYVDSIEDLKMVEPISN, encoded by the coding sequence ATGGCATCGTCTCTAAAGATCTGGGGCACACTCTTGGCCCTGCTTTGCATCCTATGCACACTGCTTGTACAGAGCAAAGAAGTTTCTTGGAGAGAATTCATGAAACAGCACTACTTAAGTCCAAGTCGAGAATTCAGAGAGTACAAATGTGATGTCCTCATGAGAGAAAATGAAGCTCTGAAAGAAAAGAGCTCTCACATGTTTATCTATATCTCATGGTACAAAATCGAGCATATATGCACTAGTGACAACTGGATGGATCGCTTCCGAAATGCATATGTATGGGTCCAGAATCCTCTCAAAGTACTCAAGTGTCACCAGGAGAATTCCAAAAATAGCTACACAGAGAGCAGGAGCTTCAACTACATTGAATTCCATTGTAGCATGGACGGGTATGTTGATAGCATAGAAGACCTAAAGATGGTAGAACCTATCAGCAACTAG